In Amphiprion ocellaris isolate individual 3 ecotype Okinawa chromosome 3, ASM2253959v1, whole genome shotgun sequence, one genomic interval encodes:
- the snapc5 gene encoding snRNA-activating protein complex subunit 5, which produces MHSRLQELKKEEETLLKIKVMLQDQLNRLKFEEGALKSIINAQTEEGASQCSSPEAEVHINLDDESEINRTKLLLNAAVDYDMEEEEEEEEEEEDEEDDEGDENELEFMAEEDEEEDDY; this is translated from the exons ATGCACAGCCGTTTGCAAGAGCTGAAAAAGGAAGAGGAGACTCTGCTCAAAATCAAAGTTATGCTACAAGACCAATTAAACAGGTTGAAG tttgaagAAGGGGCCTTGAAGTCTATTATTAATGCTCAGACAGAAGAAGGTGCCTCTCAGTGCTCATCCCCAGAAGCTGAG gtTCACATTAATCTTGACGATGAGAGTGAGATCAATCGTACCAAACTCCTACTGAATGCTGCTGTAGATTAtgacatggaggaggaggaggaagaagaggaggaggaggaagacgaagaGGACGATGAAGGAGATGAAAATGAGCTTGAGTTTATGgctgaggaggatgaggaggaagatgatTACTGA
- the lctlb gene encoding lactase-like b isoform X3: protein MLPRCAFSVCHVLMLVLCLSAAEDFDWTKNDHGSFYYGTFPAGFSWGAGSSAYQTEGAWDKDGKGLSIWDVFSHKKGKIQQNETGDSSCEGYYKVKDDVSLMKELKLNHYRFSISWPRLLPTGIKSDHINEKGMQHYDQLIDHLLENKITPIVTLYHWDLPQVLQEKYGGWQNISMVNHFNEFANLCFERFGNRVKYWITFNNPWSVAVEGYETGEHAPGLKLRGTGAYRAAHHIIKAHAKVWHTYDTQWRAKQKGLVGISLSGDWGEPVDISNQKDIEAAERYVQFYLGWFATPIFHGDYPQVMKDFIGRKSVQQGLGTSRLPTFSPQEKSYIKGTCDFLGVGHFTTRYITQKNNPSSRSSSSYFSDRDLAELVDPRWPDPGSEWLYSVPWGFRRLLNFIKTQYGNPMIYVTENGVSEKMLCTELCDDWRIQYYKDYINEMLKAIKDGVNVKGYTAWSLLDKFEWDEGYSERFGLYYVDFRNKNKPRYPKASVQFYKRIISSNGFPNQREVENWRRKAVETCSSSNQLLAAATRKSKEHAELPKVWPVHDEV, encoded by the exons ATGCTGCCCCGCTGTGCATTCAGTGTGTGCCATGTGCTTATGTTGGTGCTGTGTCTGTCTGCGGCTGAGGACTTCGACTGGACAAAGAACGACCACGGCTCCTTCTATTATGGCACTTTTCCAGCTG GATTTTCGTGGGGTGCCGGAAGTTCAGCCTATCAAACAGAAGGAGCCTgggacaaagatggaaaaggactAAGCATCTGGGATGTATTCAGCCATAAGAAAggcaaaatccaacaaaatgaaACTGGGGATTCCTCCTGTGAGGGCTACTACAAAGTCAAG GATGATGTTTCTCTGATGAAGGAGCTGAAGCTTAACCACTATCGCTTTTCCATCTCCTGGCCCAGACTTCTCCCTACTGGCATAAAGT CTGACCATATAAACGAAAAGGGAATGCAGCACTATGATCAATTGATCGACCACCTTCTGGAGAACAAAATCACTCCCATTGTTACTCTGTACCACTGGGATCTTCCACAG GTCTTACAAGAGAAATATGGTGGATGGCAGAATATAAGCATGGTGAATCATTTCAATGAATTTGCTAACCTGTGCTTTGAAAGATTTGGCAACCGAGTGAAGTACTGGATCACTTTCAACAACCCATGG TCTGTGGCAGTGGAAGGCTATGAAACCGGTGAACATGCTCCTGGACTGAAGCTGAGGGGAACGGGTGCATACAGAGCTGCACATCACATAATCAAG GCACATGCCAAAGTTTGGCACACTTATGATACACAGTGGAGGGCCAAGCAAAAAG GTCTGGTTGGCATCTCTCTGTCGGGGGACTGGGGGGAGCCGGTGGATATCAGCAATCAGAAAGACATTGAAGCCGCTGAGAGATACGTCCAGTTCTATCTGGGCTGGTTTGCCACACCTATCTTTCATGGAGACTACCCTCAAGTGATGAAAGACTTCATTG GAAGGAAGAGTGTCCAGCAGGGCCTCGGGACGTCTCGACTGCCCACATTTTCCCCCCAGGAGAAGAGCTACATTAAGGGGACCTGTGACTTCCTTGGTGTCGGTCACTTCACCACCCGCTACATCACCCAAAAGAACAACCCGTCaagccgcagcagcagcagctacttcAGTGATCGTGACCTGGCCGAGCTGGTTGACCCGCGGTGGCCTGACCCTGGATCAGAGTGGCTCTACTCTGTGCCCTGGGGGTTCAGACGTCTGCTCAATTTCATCAAG ACTCAGTATGGAAACCCAATGATTTATGTAACTGAGAACGGAGTCTCTGAGAAGATGCTGTGCACAGAGCTGTGTGATGACTGGAGGATACAATATTATAAAGACTACATTAATGAGATGCTCAAAG CTATCAAAGATGGAGTCAATGTGAAGGGCTACACTGCATGGTCCCTGCTGGACAAGTTTGAGTGGGATGAAGGGTACTCTGAGAGATTTGGTCTGTACTATGTGGACTTCAGGAACAAGAACAAGCCTCGCTATCCCAAAGCATCTGTTCAGTTTTACAAACGCATTATCAGCTCCAACGGCTTCCCCAACCAAAGAGAG GTTGAAAACTGGAGGAGGAAGGCCGTTGAGACCTGCTCTTCCAGCAACCAGCTTCTCGCTGCAG CTACAAGAAAATCCAAGGAACATGCAGAATTGCCAAAGGTTTGGCCAGTGCATGATGAAGTTTAG
- the lctlb gene encoding lactase-like b isoform X1 encodes MLPRCAFSVCHVLMLVLCLSAAEDFDWTKNDHGSFYYGTFPAGFSWGAGSSAYQTEGAWDKDGKGLSIWDVFSHKKGKIQQNETGDSSCEGYYKVKDDVSLMKELKLNHYRFSISWPRLLPTGIKSDHINEKGMQHYDQLIDHLLENKITPIVTLYHWDLPQVLQEKYGGWQNISMVNHFNEFANLCFERFGNRVKYWITFNNPWSVAVEGYETGEHAPGLKLRGTGAYRAAHHIIKAHAKVWHTYDTQWRAKQKGLVGISLSGDWGEPVDISNQKDIEAAERYVQFYLGWFATPIFHGDYPQVMKDFIGRKSVQQGLGTSRLPTFSPQEKSYIKGTCDFLGVGHFTTRYITQKNNPSSRSSSSYFSDRDLAELVDPRWPDPGSEWLYSVPWGFRRLLNFIKTQYGNPMIYVTENGVSEKMLCTELCDDWRIQYYKDYINEMLKAIKDGVNVKGYTAWSLLDKFEWDEGYSERFGLYYVDFRNKNKPRYPKASVQFYKRIISSNGFPNQREVENWRRKAVETCSSSNQLLAAEEQRSTAANILRLIHDPLTSHMEMVTEIVVPTVCTLSILLSAIFLMFLLRRRN; translated from the exons ATGCTGCCCCGCTGTGCATTCAGTGTGTGCCATGTGCTTATGTTGGTGCTGTGTCTGTCTGCGGCTGAGGACTTCGACTGGACAAAGAACGACCACGGCTCCTTCTATTATGGCACTTTTCCAGCTG GATTTTCGTGGGGTGCCGGAAGTTCAGCCTATCAAACAGAAGGAGCCTgggacaaagatggaaaaggactAAGCATCTGGGATGTATTCAGCCATAAGAAAggcaaaatccaacaaaatgaaACTGGGGATTCCTCCTGTGAGGGCTACTACAAAGTCAAG GATGATGTTTCTCTGATGAAGGAGCTGAAGCTTAACCACTATCGCTTTTCCATCTCCTGGCCCAGACTTCTCCCTACTGGCATAAAGT CTGACCATATAAACGAAAAGGGAATGCAGCACTATGATCAATTGATCGACCACCTTCTGGAGAACAAAATCACTCCCATTGTTACTCTGTACCACTGGGATCTTCCACAG GTCTTACAAGAGAAATATGGTGGATGGCAGAATATAAGCATGGTGAATCATTTCAATGAATTTGCTAACCTGTGCTTTGAAAGATTTGGCAACCGAGTGAAGTACTGGATCACTTTCAACAACCCATGG TCTGTGGCAGTGGAAGGCTATGAAACCGGTGAACATGCTCCTGGACTGAAGCTGAGGGGAACGGGTGCATACAGAGCTGCACATCACATAATCAAG GCACATGCCAAAGTTTGGCACACTTATGATACACAGTGGAGGGCCAAGCAAAAAG GTCTGGTTGGCATCTCTCTGTCGGGGGACTGGGGGGAGCCGGTGGATATCAGCAATCAGAAAGACATTGAAGCCGCTGAGAGATACGTCCAGTTCTATCTGGGCTGGTTTGCCACACCTATCTTTCATGGAGACTACCCTCAAGTGATGAAAGACTTCATTG GAAGGAAGAGTGTCCAGCAGGGCCTCGGGACGTCTCGACTGCCCACATTTTCCCCCCAGGAGAAGAGCTACATTAAGGGGACCTGTGACTTCCTTGGTGTCGGTCACTTCACCACCCGCTACATCACCCAAAAGAACAACCCGTCaagccgcagcagcagcagctacttcAGTGATCGTGACCTGGCCGAGCTGGTTGACCCGCGGTGGCCTGACCCTGGATCAGAGTGGCTCTACTCTGTGCCCTGGGGGTTCAGACGTCTGCTCAATTTCATCAAG ACTCAGTATGGAAACCCAATGATTTATGTAACTGAGAACGGAGTCTCTGAGAAGATGCTGTGCACAGAGCTGTGTGATGACTGGAGGATACAATATTATAAAGACTACATTAATGAGATGCTCAAAG CTATCAAAGATGGAGTCAATGTGAAGGGCTACACTGCATGGTCCCTGCTGGACAAGTTTGAGTGGGATGAAGGGTACTCTGAGAGATTTGGTCTGTACTATGTGGACTTCAGGAACAAGAACAAGCCTCGCTATCCCAAAGCATCTGTTCAGTTTTACAAACGCATTATCAGCTCCAACGGCTTCCCCAACCAAAGAGAG GTTGAAAACTGGAGGAGGAAGGCCGTTGAGACCTGCTCTTCCAGCAACCAGCTTCTCGCTGCAG AGGAACAGCGGAGTACTGCTGCCAATATTCTAAGACTTATCCATG ACCCCCTGACCAGCCACATGGAGATGGTAACTGAGATCGTTGTTCCCACTGTGTGCACACTCTCCATTTTGCTCAGTGCCATCTTCCTCATGTTCCTGCTGCGGAGGAGGAATTAG
- the lctlb gene encoding lactase-like b isoform X2: MLPRCAFSVCHVLMLVLCLSAAEDFDWTKNDHGSFYYGTFPAGFSWGAGSSAYQTEGAWDKDGKGLSIWDVFSHKKGKIQQNETGDSSCEGYYKVKDDVSLMKELKLNHYRFSISWPRLLPTGIKSDHINEKGMQHYDQLIDHLLENKITPIVTLYHWDLPQVLQEKYGGWQNISMVNHFNEFANLCFERFGNRVKYWITFNNPWSVAVEGYETGEHAPGLKLRGTGAYRAAHHIIKAHAKVWHTYDTQWRAKQKGLVGISLSGDWGEPVDISNQKDIEAAERYVQFYLGWFATPIFHGDYPQVMKDFIGRKSVQQGLGTSRLPTFSPQEKSYIKGTCDFLGVGHFTTRYITQKNNPSSRSSSSYFSDRDLAELVDPRWPDPGSEWLYSVPWGFRRLLNFIKTQYGNPMIYVTENGVSEKMLCTELCDDWRIQYYKDYINEMLKAIKDGVNVKGYTAWSLLDKFEWDEGYSERFGLYYVDFRNKNKPRYPKASVQFYKRIISSNGFPNQREVENWRRKAVETCSSSNQLLAADPLTSHMEMVTEIVVPTVCTLSILLSAIFLMFLLRRRN; encoded by the exons ATGCTGCCCCGCTGTGCATTCAGTGTGTGCCATGTGCTTATGTTGGTGCTGTGTCTGTCTGCGGCTGAGGACTTCGACTGGACAAAGAACGACCACGGCTCCTTCTATTATGGCACTTTTCCAGCTG GATTTTCGTGGGGTGCCGGAAGTTCAGCCTATCAAACAGAAGGAGCCTgggacaaagatggaaaaggactAAGCATCTGGGATGTATTCAGCCATAAGAAAggcaaaatccaacaaaatgaaACTGGGGATTCCTCCTGTGAGGGCTACTACAAAGTCAAG GATGATGTTTCTCTGATGAAGGAGCTGAAGCTTAACCACTATCGCTTTTCCATCTCCTGGCCCAGACTTCTCCCTACTGGCATAAAGT CTGACCATATAAACGAAAAGGGAATGCAGCACTATGATCAATTGATCGACCACCTTCTGGAGAACAAAATCACTCCCATTGTTACTCTGTACCACTGGGATCTTCCACAG GTCTTACAAGAGAAATATGGTGGATGGCAGAATATAAGCATGGTGAATCATTTCAATGAATTTGCTAACCTGTGCTTTGAAAGATTTGGCAACCGAGTGAAGTACTGGATCACTTTCAACAACCCATGG TCTGTGGCAGTGGAAGGCTATGAAACCGGTGAACATGCTCCTGGACTGAAGCTGAGGGGAACGGGTGCATACAGAGCTGCACATCACATAATCAAG GCACATGCCAAAGTTTGGCACACTTATGATACACAGTGGAGGGCCAAGCAAAAAG GTCTGGTTGGCATCTCTCTGTCGGGGGACTGGGGGGAGCCGGTGGATATCAGCAATCAGAAAGACATTGAAGCCGCTGAGAGATACGTCCAGTTCTATCTGGGCTGGTTTGCCACACCTATCTTTCATGGAGACTACCCTCAAGTGATGAAAGACTTCATTG GAAGGAAGAGTGTCCAGCAGGGCCTCGGGACGTCTCGACTGCCCACATTTTCCCCCCAGGAGAAGAGCTACATTAAGGGGACCTGTGACTTCCTTGGTGTCGGTCACTTCACCACCCGCTACATCACCCAAAAGAACAACCCGTCaagccgcagcagcagcagctacttcAGTGATCGTGACCTGGCCGAGCTGGTTGACCCGCGGTGGCCTGACCCTGGATCAGAGTGGCTCTACTCTGTGCCCTGGGGGTTCAGACGTCTGCTCAATTTCATCAAG ACTCAGTATGGAAACCCAATGATTTATGTAACTGAGAACGGAGTCTCTGAGAAGATGCTGTGCACAGAGCTGTGTGATGACTGGAGGATACAATATTATAAAGACTACATTAATGAGATGCTCAAAG CTATCAAAGATGGAGTCAATGTGAAGGGCTACACTGCATGGTCCCTGCTGGACAAGTTTGAGTGGGATGAAGGGTACTCTGAGAGATTTGGTCTGTACTATGTGGACTTCAGGAACAAGAACAAGCCTCGCTATCCCAAAGCATCTGTTCAGTTTTACAAACGCATTATCAGCTCCAACGGCTTCCCCAACCAAAGAGAG GTTGAAAACTGGAGGAGGAAGGCCGTTGAGACCTGCTCTTCCAGCAACCAGCTTCTCGCTGCAG ACCCCCTGACCAGCCACATGGAGATGGTAACTGAGATCGTTGTTCCCACTGTGTGCACACTCTCCATTTTGCTCAGTGCCATCTTCCTCATGTTCCTGCTGCGGAGGAGGAATTAG